The genomic interval CGGTTCACGCGATCCAGGAACTCCGACTGCGGAATGTTCGCGAAATCGAAGTGGAAGTTGCGATATCCCAATCCGAATCCGTACGTGATGTCGGTGATCGTGCCGATCGGGTCGCTGATGTAGCCGAAGCGGAGCGCGAGCAGGCGGTTGAATTCGTACTCGACGCCCGCGTCCCACACGTCGACGGCGAGCGTGCGTCCCGGCAGCAGATAGCGCGTCGCGTCCGCGGCGATCAGGAGGTGATGCACCTCGGTCTCGATCGGCCGGTAGGCCGCGCCGATCCGGACGTTCCGGCCGAGCGGGTCCGACTGATCCACGTCGATATATGAGATATTGGGTCCGATGTTGGAGACGGTAGCGCCGAGCGAAGCCTTCAACGCCGGCAGCTTGTAGAGCCAGCCGAAGTCGGCGGCGAATGAGGTGCCGCGGCCGGGGCGTCCGTCCAGCGTGACGCCGGGAGGCGCCAGGTCAACGCGGACGAGCTTCAGCGCCACGCCGAACCCCATGTTGGGCACGAGGTCGGTGCCGTACGCGATCGCGGGCGCGAGCTCGTAGCTCTTGAACTCGCCCGTCGGGTTGCCGTCCACGTCGGTGCCCTCGCTCTTGCCGTAGCTCAGGTATCCGAAGCTGGCGCCGATCCCGCCCAGACCCTCCACGCGCTGCACATAGGAGAGATAGGAGAAGTTCACGTCGTCGGCCAGGTCCGGCACGAGTGGCGTGTAGGTCATCCCGACCTGGTGGTCCCGGACGAAGGCGAGGCCCGCGACGTTCCACCACATGGCGTTCGCATCGTCAGCCACCGCCACCCAAGCCCGTCCCATGCCGTCAGCGCGAGCGCCGGGCGCGATCAACATGGACTGTCCGCCGGCCTCCGACTGCGCCAATGCGGTTTCGGTAGCCCCCAGGAGAAGGACGAGAGCTAGAGATGCGGTAGCGATGCGACCCATACTTAAACCTCCTTCGGACGAAAAAAGAGGGACGCCTGCGCGCCCCGAACGGATACTGATAATATCGAAGAATCGAGCCAGGGTCAAGGTGCGGAGTCCTGCGTTCACTGGGTCAGAAGGGCCCGTCCGATTGAGGATGCCTTGGCGCCGGACGGCGTCTCGGCGGTGACTTTGAAGAGGTACACCCCGATGGCCACTTTTTCTCCCACTGAATCGCGCCCGTTCCAAGGAATGTAGTTCTCCCCGGCTTTCCCGTCGACCTGGGTCTCCCAGACCCGTCGGCCCGCCACCGTCAGGATCTGGATCTTGAGGCGCGCGGCCTGATTGACGCGGGCGTGGAGAAAGGTCTCCCGGGGGAACGGATTGGGGTAGTTGAACACCTGATCCAGGACCAGGGCGCCCCCCGCCGCGGCGCCATTCGCGACCTCGAGAACAAAGGTCTGGACCCCGATATTCCGAAAGGTGTCGGAGGCGTGGACCTCGACCCGGTGCGGGCCGTCCGCCAGGGCCGGCACCACCAGCTCCACGCTCCCCTTGGTGAAGCTCCCGGGGTCGTACGAGAACTGAGGCGTGAGCTCGATGGGCGCTCCGCGGTCGTCCACGATCACGAAGATCGTGTGGGAATTGTCGAGGCGGGTGAGGTCGACCCCGCTCGAGTCCTCGATGACGAACGTGACCCGCGCTCCCGGCTTGAGCGTGGAGTCGCTCTGGGACGGAGAGCGAAGCCGTATCGTCGGGGGCGTCGCGTCGATGCGGCTCGAGGCGGTTGCCGAGATCCGAACCGAATCCACGGCCCATCCGACCCCGACGCCGCCGGCGGAGGAGAGGAGCGCGCGGATACGGGCGCCGGGACCGATGACCCTTCCGTCGACGGGCACGACGAACCGGGCTTCGAAGACCCCGCGGTCCAGGGCGACCTGGCCCCGGTAGAGCGTGGGGCCGGGAATGCGATACGTGGTGCGCGAACCGTTGAACGGCGCGATCTGCGTGCGCACGAACGGCGGCCCCTGGACCCAGATCTCCGCCACCCCCGTGGAGAGCGTGTCCGCGCTCGAGTCGGGCATCAGCGCGTGCCCGCGGATCACGACCGGATCGCCGCGCAAAAGCGAGTCGAGCGGGCCCTTCTCCCAAACGCCCCGCCCTCGCGGCAGCGGCGGGTGGAGGGCCGGATCGCCCAGAAAGGCGTACTTCCGTATCGTGAAGTTCGTGGAGGAGGCGTTCCCGTTCTTGGCCCGCGCGAAGGCGAGGCCCGCGGCGCGAACGCTGTCGATTCTCGCGCCGAGCGGGAAGAGCTGGTCCATGAAGGCATCGCCCAGGGCGGTGCTCAAATCGCCGAGCACCAGGCCGCTCGCCGCGAGCGACGCGGCGGCGCCGCCGTTCTGGGCCGTGAGCAGCAGCTCGGCCAGACTCTCACCGTCCGGCGCGTCGTACTTTCCGACCGTGCAGCTGAAGAAGCCGAAGAGCCCGGGGCGCGCCGCGTTGGTGAGCCGTGTGATGTCGCTGGAGCGGAATACCTGCTCGTCGGCAAGGACGTCCTCGTTGCCGTGGCCGACGTACTCGACCCACCACGCCCCTCGGTTCATTTGCGCGATCAGCTCATCCCGCGCGGCGGGTTTGGACTGATGCAGCGTATCGGCGAACGCGAAGTCGTTCAGGTAGACCTTCGCCCTCTCGACCGGAAACGGAATGTGGAACCGGTCGTTCCGCTCGAGCTGATCGACATGCTGGTTCGTGAGGTTGTCGGGCTTGTTGCGCTGCGTCGCGTCGTCGGCGCAGAGGATCGCCCGGGCGCGCCAGGCATCGAAGTCGGTCGCCCCCTCGTAGGCTCGAACTTTCCCCGTCGCGAGCGCCAACGCCTCCGCGGCGGTCCCGGCGGGAAGTCTTCCCACGGCGAGATCGACGAGGAGATCGGACGGTCCGTCGAGAAGGGCGTAAAAATCGTCGGACGGGAACTGGACGCCGAGGTTCACGTCGAAGTAGTCGGAGTAGGTCGGAACCAGATCGGGGGTGCCGATTCCCTGATAGCTCTTGGGATCGAACGTGGCGTCACCCAGGAGGCAGACGAAGGCGGGCCCGGGCAGCACCCAATGCCGAGAGGCGTAGGCAAGCAGGTTTCGGATCGCGATCGGGCTCGGGCGCCCGGAGCCGAACTGGGCGAAGATGCGATCGGTCGTCGCGATTCGAATCCGCGGGGAGACGATCCCCGGGACACGCTGCGTCCGATAGGTCGCCAGCGACTCGGCCGCGGCCAGAAAGGACGGCGGCGAGACGATCAGGTAGTCGGCGCCGTTCCCGGGGTCGAGCAGGTCCGCGATCGCGCGGAGGCTCGGTGCCGGATTATAGAGCGAGACGACCGGCGGCCTCGGCGCGCGCGCGAGCGAGACGAGCGAGTAGCGGATCCGGCCGCTCGGCGCGATCGAGTCCTCGGCGGTCAGGGTGAAGCTCGGCGCCGACCCGGCCCACGCGCCTCCGGCGAGCCGGACCGGGCTCTCGGGGTCGGTGCGGTCGAGGAGCCAGACCGTGCCCGAGTCCGCGACCGCCGAGACCGCGTACTGGACCCGGCCCGTCGTGGAGTCCGGCGCCGCGAACTGGAGCGTATCGTTCAGCGCTGTGAGCGCGCGGGGGTAGATGAACTCGAACCACGCGAGGTTCGACTGATCGAAGCGATTCGGATCATTCGAATCGACCAGGACCGGCACGTCGACATCCAGGGTATCCCGAGCCAGCACCGTCACGCCGGTCGCGGTCATATCTTGGGGATTGGATAGATTCCACCCCGCGGAGTCCACGAGGCCCCGGTGCCAGTAGATCCGCGCGACATGGTCCGGCACGGACGACCCGATGGATTCCCCGAAGCCCCACATCCGGACAAGCAGGTCGCCCGCCCCGCCCGCGACCGCGCCCGGAAGCTGGAACACGAAGCGCACCCGCGATCCCTGCTGGAATCGCCGATCGAACCAGCGCTCCCACCGAACCGGAGGTTGATAGAGGTCGAAATCGGGCAGGCGGTTCTGCTCGTAGTGAACGCGATGCGTCACGCTCGTATAGAGCGGGGCGCCCAAGGTCACGGGCGCGGCGCTTCGCGCGCCGATGCGGCGCGGCGGCGTCGCCACCGGGCCGGGACCCCACGTGAGCCAGAGGGTCTCCTGATCGCTGTGTTGTGTTTCCTGGTACTCCGCCCCCCCGCCGAGCGCCAGGTCGTACCCGAATCCGGTCGCGCCGGTCCCGTAGAAGTAGATGCGATCGGCCGTGTCGAACACGCCGTCGACGGCGCCCGTCACCTCGATGGCGCATTCCCGCAGCGAATCGGGTCCCGAATCGACATCGGCGGTTTCGACGATGTCCCCGGGCGTGGCCCGGAAGATCCGAAACGTGGCGGGGTCTATCCCCGACGCGGCCACGCCGGCCGCGGCGAGGTCGGCCGGGCTGACCTGGTAAAGCCCGCCGCGGAAAATGCCCAGCCGGACCCACGGGCGCGAGAGATCGACGCGCAGCGGCACCACGGCCGCCGTGGCGAACGCCGACCGGCGCGCGGCCGGCGCCGCGGCGCCCCGCCCAGGCGCGGGACGGAGCGGGAAGGTCGGGCCCAGGCCGCTGGTCGGAGCGAGCGCGCTGCCGCTCCCGATCCGACCCGGGGACGCGGCGGCGATCGGCTCGACCGGCCGGTCCCACCGCACTTCGAGGGTGATCTCGTCCAGCGCCCTCGCTTCCCCGCTCGCCGGATCCCACGTCACCGGGCGAATGGTCACCGCGAGGAGCCGCTCGCCCGCGGCCGCCATGTCCCGAGGCGCTCCTGCCGGCCGGGGGCGCGCGGCCGGCGCGCCACCCGCGTACGCCAGGTCCGAGAGCGCGGCGGCGATCCTCGCCGGGCGGATCGACGAGCGGATATCCGGATCGGTGAGGACGTGCGGAAACGGGACGGGCTTGAGGACTCCGAGCGAGCGCGACGTGCCTTCCGTGGCCGAGACGGTTGCCGCGACGCCCCAGGGAACGCGCAGGAACACCGTCCGGGCGGGCAGGGGCGGACCACCGGGCGCGGCTTCGTAGTCGGCTCCCAGCAGATCGATCTCCGCCAGCTCGAATCCCAGCATCTGGCCGCGGGTGACCGAGGGCTCCCCGAGCGGAACGCGGACGCGGTATCCGGTCGGCGTGATGGCTTCGACGATGGCCCGGGGAGGGTCGACGGCGGCGAGCGCCGGGGAAATGGACGCCGCCGCGAGCCACGCTCCGAAGAGCGCCCCGAGGGCGGCGAGGCTCGAGCGGCGGATCAACGCGGGTCGATCCGCTCGGCTTCCTCCACGAGCATCACCGGAATGTCGTCGACGATCGGGTAGCGGAGCCCGCACCGGACGCAGACGAGCTTCTCCGCGGCTCGGTCGTACTGAAGATCCTGCTTGCACTGAGGGCAGACCAGAATCGAGAGCAGCTCCTCGCTGAGCGGCATATGCCTCCTAGGACGGCGTGCCTGCGGCGGCAGTGGCGGTTTCCTCCAGATACACACCCATCTTCAAATACTTCTCCAGCCTCCGGTCGAGAAGCTCCTGCGCGGGAAGCCCGATCAGTCCCCGCACGTGGCGAAGCACCGCGTCCTTCACCCGGCGGGCGGCCTCCTCGGGGTCGCGGTGGGCGCCTCCGACCGGCTCCGGGATCACCTCGTCGATCACCTTGAGCTCGAGCAGATCGGGAGCGGTGAGCTTCAGCGCCTCGGCCGCCTGCTCGGCCTTGCTGGCGTCCTTCCAGAGGATGGCGGCGCACCCCTCCGGGGTGATCACCGAGTAGATCGAGTTCTCCATCATCATCACGACGTCCCCGACCGCGATCGCGAGCGCTCCGCCCGAGCCGCCCTCGCCGATGACGACCGTCACGATCGGAACCGCCAGGTGGGCCATCTCGAGGATGTTTCGCGCCAGCGCTTCCGATTGTCCGCGCTCCTCGGCGCCCAAGCCCGGGTAGGCTCCGGGCGTGTCCACCAGGGTGACAATGGGACACCCGTAGTTCGCGGCCAGGCGCATGAGGCGGAGCGCCTTCCGGTATCCCTCGGGATGGGCCATTCCGAAGTTGCGGTAGATGTTCTCCTTCGTATCGCGGCCCTTCTGGTGGCCGATGATCACAAGCGGCAGATCGTCCACGACCGCGAGCCCGCCGACGATGGCCGGGTCGTCGGCGAAGCGGCGATCGCCGTGGAGCTCCATGAAATTGGGCGCGATGTACTTCAGATAGTCGAGCGTATACGGCCGGCGGGGATGGCGCGCGAGCTTCACGCGCTGCCACCGGGTGAGCTTCGCGTAGACCTCGCGCCGCAACCGCTCCACCTTCCGCTCGAGGCGCTCCAGCTCCTCGGCGGCTTCCGGATGCTCCTCGGGCGCGAGTCCCTTTAAGTCCTCGATCCTACGCTCGATGTCGAGGATCGGCTTTTCGAAGTCGAGCCAGGTTCCGTTCACGGGCGCTCCGGAGTTAGAAGGGGACCGCCGCGGCGTGGCCGTTCGCGACGCGCACGGCGGAGTTGCCCAGCCGCTCGCGAAGGGCTTGCAGGAGCTCGTCGCTCGGGCGCACGAGCAGGCGCTTGGCGCGGATCTGCGTCGTGCCGGGGCCGCTTCCTTCCCGCACGGTGAAGTATACGGGGCTTTCGCCCGGGTGGCGAAGCAGGACGTCCCGGATCTCCTCGAGCGACACGGCCGCCCCGGCCCCGACGAGGTCGATGTGGACCGAGCGACCTCCCGACTCCCCGCCCCCGACGAGAGTCTTTACCGAGCTCAAGACCATCTTCGGCTCCGTGTCCTCGCGGAGATTCACGCGGCCGCGTACCTCGAGCACCGTCCCCGGCTGGAGCTGGGCGCGGGACCGCTCATAGAGCTCGGCGAACACCGTCGCTTCCACGGTTCCCTTCATGTCCTCGAGGGTGACGAAGGCCATGGAGCGTTTGTTCCGGTCGGTGTGCGTCTTGATCCCGGCGACGAGGCAGATCAGCGTCACGTCCGCGTTGTCCCGAAGCTCGCGAAGCCGTCCCGTGTCGGCCGTCGCCCTCGCCGCGATCACGTCGCCGTGTGCGGCCAACGGATGGTCCGAAAAGTAGAAGCCGAGGACCTCGCGCTCACGTTTGAGCCGCTCCTCGAGCGGCCACGGAGCCACCCAGGGGAGCGCCGCGTCCTGGGCGACGATCGCCTGATCCCCGCCGAACAGGGACTCCTGGTGCCGGCTCACCCCGCGGGCGCGCTCCTGCGCCTGAGCGAGGAGATCCCCGACCGCTCCGAGGAGCTGCGCCCGGTCGCCCTCGAGCGCGTCGCACGCGCCCGCTTGGATGAGCGACTCGAGCACGCGTCGATTCACGTTCCCGGTCTCGACGCGGCGGATGAGGTCGCCCAGGGTTCGGAACGGCCCGCCGGCCGTGCGCGCGCGCACCAGCGCTTCGACCGAGCCCAGGCCGACGTTCTTGATCGCGGAGAGCCCGAAGCGGATCGCCTCCCCCTCGAGCGTGAATCCGGCCGTGCTCGCGTTCACGTCGGGCGGAAGGACCGCGATGCCCAGACGGCGCGCCTCCTCGACCAGGGTGACGATCCGATCGGTGTCCCCGACCTCGCTCGTGAGCGAGGCGGCGAGGAACGCCGCCGGATGGTGTGCTTTGAGGTACGCCGAATGATAGGAGAGCATCGCGTACGCCGCGCTGTGCGAGCGCACGAATCCGTATCCCGCGAACTTCTCCATCAGGTCGAAGATTTCCTCGGCCTTCTTCTTCGCCACGTTGTTCCGCGCGCAGCCCTCCACGAAGGCCGACTTCTGG from Candidatus Eisenbacteria bacterium carries:
- a CDS encoding PorV/PorQ family protein, with the protein product MGRIATASLALVLLLGATETALAQSEAGGQSMLIAPGARADGMGRAWVAVADDANAMWWNVAGLAFVRDHQVGMTYTPLVPDLADDVNFSYLSYVQRVEGLGGIGASFGYLSYGKSEGTDVDGNPTGEFKSYELAPAIAYGTDLVPNMGFGVALKLVRVDLAPPGVTLDGRPGRGTSFAADFGWLYKLPALKASLGATVSNIGPNISYIDVDQSDPLGRNVRIGAAYRPIETEVHHLLIAADATRYLLPGRTLAVDVWDAGVEYEFNRLLALRFGYISDPIGTITDITYGFGLGYRNFHFDFANIPQSEFLDRVNRFSAGYHF
- a CDS encoding Trm112 family protein yields the protein MPLSEELLSILVCPQCKQDLQYDRAAEKLVCVRCGLRYPIVDDIPVMLVEEAERIDPR
- a CDS encoding acetyl-CoA carboxylase carboxyltransferase subunit alpha, which gives rise to MNGTWLDFEKPILDIERRIEDLKGLAPEEHPEAAEELERLERKVERLRREVYAKLTRWQRVKLARHPRRPYTLDYLKYIAPNFMELHGDRRFADDPAIVGGLAVVDDLPLVIIGHQKGRDTKENIYRNFGMAHPEGYRKALRLMRLAANYGCPIVTLVDTPGAYPGLGAEERGQSEALARNILEMAHLAVPIVTVVIGEGGSGGALAIAVGDVVMMMENSIYSVITPEGCAAILWKDASKAEQAAEALKLTAPDLLELKVIDEVIPEPVGGAHRDPEEAARRVKDAVLRHVRGLIGLPAQELLDRRLEKYLKMGVYLEETATAAAGTPS